From Bradyrhizobium erythrophlei:
TCGGCGGCGCCATCGTGCTCGCGGTAGGCATTCTCATCGGCGCGGCGTAGCGCAAATTATAATGAAACACCGCCCGAGACCCGCTACCCATGACCCTCTCTGCCTGCTGGCCGTCGCAGCCTTTTCGGCCATCGCGGTGCAGCCGGCAAAGGCCACCGACGAGATCCAGGTCTACAACGCCGGCATCGCTGCGCCCGGCCAGTTCACCATCCAGCAGCATCTCAATTATGTTCCGCTCGGCGTCAGGGAACCGCCGTTTCCCGGCGGCCTGATCTCCCACAACAGCGTCAACGGCACGCCCGAATTCGCCTATGGCGTCACCGACTGGTGGGAAGTCGGGCTTTATCTGCCGTTCGCGATCCAGGACCAGCAATTCCTGTCCGACGCTTTCAAGCTGCGGACCCTGTTCGTCTCTTCCAATGCCGAACAGCGCAACTTCTTCTACGGCGTCAATTTCGAATTCTCCAACACCATGCCGCGATTCTCGCAGTCGAGGTTCGGGCTGGAGATCCGCCCCATCGTCGGCGTGCGCAACGCGGAGTGGGAATTCATCGTCAACCCGATCGTGGATGTCAGCTTTGGAAAATACGGCGAAGCGGACTTCGCGCCCGCGGCGCGTGTGGCGCGCAAGCTCGCGCCGGACACGTTCGTGGGCCTCGAATATTACGCCGACTTTGGCGAGATCGGGAATTTCTCCAGGCTTGCCGATCAGCAGCACACGCTGTTCGCCGTCACCGATTTCAAGGCCGGCGTCTTCGACGTGGACTTCGGCGTCGGTTACGGCCTGACACCGGCGTCCGATCGCTGGGTGGTCAAGACGATCATCGGATACGCGTTTCCGGTCCCCGGAGGCAATCCCGGCGCCAGCGAGCGCACCACCGGGGCCGGCCCTGGCAACCCGATGGCGCATACTTCCGCCCGATTGCCCCAACCCTGACGAAACGCCGCAAGTGCCCGTGCGTCAGGCCTGCTTTGCCAACCTCCCTTCAAGGAATCTCATGACCGCTCGTCTGCAATATGGGACCACAGCCAAGGTCCTTCACTGGCTCATCGTGGCGCTGCTGATCATGCAATATCTGATCGGCTGGCTGATGCCGGACATTCATCGCGGCATGAAGCCCGGCGCCGGCATGACCTTTCATATCTCGGTTGGAATGACCATCCTGGTGCTCATCGTGCTGCGCTTTGCCTGGCGGTTGACCCATCCCGTCGCGCCCGAGAGCTCGCTGCCGCCCTGGCAGCGATTGAGTTCGGAAGTCGTGCACTGGATGCTCTATGTCCTGGTGCTCGCGACGACCGTCACCGGCTGGCTGTTCGCCTCGTACCGCGGCTGGTCGGTCGCGTTGTTCTATGTCATGCCGATGCCGATGCTGGCCTCGGACAATGCCGCCGCCGGCAAGGCCATCGACGGATTGCATCAGGCGTCGGAATGGGCGCTGCTGGTGCTGATCGGCATTCACGTCGCCTCCGCGTTCGCCCACATCTTTGTCTATCGCAACCGCATCATGCAGCGGATGCTGCCGGAATAGCTGTGTTGCGGCAGCAATAGCGGTCTAGCGAAGGCGGCCAAAACCAAGCATCATCCGGCGAGTTGCAAGGACATTACCGGGAGTACGTCTTGGCCAAATCGCAATGGAGTTTCAAGTCCGCGACCGAATTGTCGGCGGCGCTGGCGGCAAAGAAGGTCTCCGCCGTCGAACTGGCCGAAGACGCGATCGGCCGCATCGAGCGGCACGATGACAAGATCAACGCGATATGCGTACGCGATTTCACCCGTGGCCTGGAAGCCGCCCGCGCCGCCGACGCCGCACGCGCGCGGGGCGAGACAGGTGCGTTGCTCGGCCTTCCCCTCACCGTGAAGGAATCCTACAATATCGCGGGACTGCCGACGACCTGGGGTTTTCCGGCGCAGAAGGATTTCGTCCCGCCGGAAGACGCGCTGTCGATTTCCCGCGTCAAACAGGCCGGCGGCGTAATCCTCGGCAAGACCAACGTGCCGGTCGGGCTCGGCGACTGGCAGAGCTATAACGAGATCTACGGCGTCACCAATAATCCGTTCGACCTGGGCCGCACGCCGGGCGGCTCCTCCGGCGGATCGTCGGCGGCGCTGGCGGCGGGCTACGGCCCCCTCTCGCTGGGTTCCGACATCGGCGGCTCGCTGCGGGTGCCTGCATTCCATTGCGGCGTCTACGCGCACAAGCCGACCTTTGCGCTGGTGCCGTCGCGGGGCCACACCCCGCCGCCGATGCCGCCGCTGCCGTTCGACCGCGATCTCGCGGTGATCGGGCCGATGGCCCGCTCGGCCGCCGACCTTGCGCTACTCCTTGACGTGATCGCGGGACCGGACGCGATGGAAGCGGGGAAAGCCTACACATTGGCGCTGCCGGCGCCGCGCCACCGCGAGTTGAAAAATTTTCGGGTGCTGGTGCTCGATAGCGATCCGGTGATGCCGGCATCGGCCACCGTCCGCGCCGAGATCGAAAAGCTCGCCGCCAATCTCGGCAAGGCCGGCGTCACCGTGACACGCGAGAGCCCGCTATTGCCCGACTTCGCCGCCTCGACCCGGCTCTATATGCGGATGCTGATGTCGTTCCTGGCCGCCTCCTTTCAGCCGGAGATCTACGCTGGCGCGCAAGCCGCGGCAGCTAAACTTTCTCCTGGCGACAAGAGCCTGGCGGCCGAGCGCCTGCGCGGCATCGCGCTCGGCCATCGCGACTGGCTGTTCGCGGACGGCGCACGGGCACGGCTGCGCGCCCAGTGGCGCGAACTGTTCAGGACATTCGACGCGGTGATCTGCCCGGTGATGCCGACGCCGGCCTATCCGCACGATCATTCCGATGACCAGGAAGCGCGCCGCATCAATGTGGACGGCAAGGACTTCGTCTATGTCGACCAGCTGGCATGGCCCGGCATCGCCACGCTACCCGGCCTGCCCGCCACCGCGATCCCGCTCGGTCTGTCGGCGGAGGGCCTGCCGGTCGGCGTGCAGATCGTCGGCCCGTGGCTGGAGGATCGCACGCCCTTGAAGCTCGCCGAACTGATCGAGCGCGAATTCGGCGGCTTCGTGCCGCCGCCGATGTTTGATGATTGATGTCATTCCGGGGCGCGAGTGAAACTCGCGAACCCGGAATCCAGATATTATCGCGCGGGATTCCGGGTTCGCTCGCTGACGCGAGCGCCCCGGAATGACGATTACGTATCGAACATGATCACGCTGCGCACGGTCTTGCCGGCCTTCATCGCGGCAAAGCCCTCGTTGATCTCGGACAGTTTCAGCTTGGCCGAGATCCAGTCCTCCAGATGCAGCCGGCCGCGCATGTAGAATTCGACCAGCCGCGGCATGTCGACGCGGAAATGGTTGGAGCCCATCGAGGAGCCCTGGATCTTGCGCTCGCGCAAAAAGTCAAAACCGTGCAGCTCGATCTTCTGGCCGAACGGGATCATGCCGACGATGGTCGCGGTGCCGCCCGGCGCCAGCATCGCGAATGCCTGCTCGGCGGTCTCCTTGCGGCCGAGCACTTCGAACGAGTGATGCACGCCGCCGCCGGTGAGGTCGCGTACCTGCTGCACTACGTCGCCGTTTTTGGGGTCGACGATGTCGGTGGCGCCGAGCTTGGTCGCGAGCTGCAGCTTGGCCGGATTGGTGTCGACCGCGATGATACGGCCGGCGCCCGCGATCTGCGCGCCGTTGATCGCGGCCATGCCGACGCCGCCGCAGCCGATCACCACCACGCTTTCGCCGGGCGCGACCTTGGCGGTGTTCACCACCGCGCCGTAGCCGGTGATGACGCCGCAGCCGATCAAAGCGGCGAGATCGAGCGGCATGTCCTTGCGGATTTTGACGATGGCGTTCTCGTGCACCAGCATCTGCTCGGCGAAGGACGACAGATTGAGGAACTGGTTCAGCTTCTCCGAGCGCGCCCACGACAGCCGGTTGGACACGCCCGGCATCAGTTTTACAGTCGTGTCGGTACACAGCACGGGCCGCCCGGTGGTACAATTGTCGCAGGTGCCGCAGAACACCGACAGGCAGGTGACGACGTGATCGCCGGGCTTCACGTAGGTGACGTCCGAGCCGACCTGCTCGACCACCCCGGCGGACTCGTGGCCGAGCACCGCCGGCAGCGGATGCGGATAGAGCCCTTCCATGAAATGGAGGTCGGAATGGCAGAGCCCGGCGACGGACGTGCGGATCAGCACCTCGCGCGGTCCGGGCTTCTGCAGGCTGACGTCCTCGATCACCAGCGGCTTGTTGACTTCGTACAGGACGGCGGCCTTCATCGAATACTCCCTGGATTTTGTTGTATTGTTTTTTGAACCACTGACGACTTTCGGCAGCGAGCCTACGCTGACGAAAGCAATTCGCCAACTTCGGCCATGCCGACCGCGCGCTCGCCGAACAGATGGTCGGTGATCGCGCGCTGCACCAGATTTTCCGTGAGCCGGAACGGATAGTTCATGCCGGAGGTATCCGGCGCGAGCAGTCCCGGCCGGGCTTGTCACGTCACTTTGTCTGGCCAGCTCTGGCATTTGCAACTCTTGTTCGTTCCGCCCATTATTTTAGATGATATAGATCATTCCAGACCACACAGGCGATAAAGCCGTCACCAGACATATCCGGAGGAATGCCTATGGCGGAGGTTTATCGCATCATCGGGGCCGAGATGTCGCCCTACTCGGTCAAGGTACGCTCCTATTTTCGTTACAAAGCCATCCCGCATCAATGGGTTTTACGCAACGCGGAAAGCCAGGCGGAATTCGAGAAATGCGCCAAAATGCCGATCATTCCGCTGGTGGTGACGCCCGAGGGCACTGGCATCCAGGATTCCACGCCGGTCATTGACGCGATGGAGAAGCTGTTTCCGGAGCCCTCGGTCCATCCGGACGATCCCGTCGCCCGCTTTATCTCGGCGCTAACAGAGGAATTCGGCGACGAGTGGGGCAACAAATGGATGTTCCACTACCGCTGGGCGCGCGACGTCGATCAGATCTCGTCGGCGGGGCGCATCGCGCGGATGCGCGGGCCCTCGGCCGACGAGGAAAAGCACGCCGCCTTCGCCGGCCAGGTCCGAGCCCGCATGGTCGACCGGGTGTGGTTCGTCGGCTCCAACGCCGTGACCGCGCCGCAGATCGAGGCCGGTTTTGTCGCCATGCTGGACCTTCTGGACGCCCATCTTGCGACGCGCCCGTATCTGTTCGGCGGAAGGCCGGCCTATGGCGACTTTGGTCTGTGGGGGCAGATCTATGAAATGTGGACCGATCCGACCGCGGGCGCGCTGATCGGCGGCGGCGCGCCCCATGTGCTGGATTGGGTACATCGGATGCTTTGGCCGAAGGCGGAAGGTGCGTTCGAATTCTGGCCCGGGCTCGCACCGACCCTGATGCCGATCCTGCAGCAGCAGGTGGGTGCGCAGTTCATGCCCTGGACCTGCGCCAATGAAAAGGCGCTGGCAGAGGCGAAGGACGAATTCAGCGTTACGCTCGCCGATAAAATCTGGACCCAGAAACCGCAGAAATATCACGCGCGCTCGCTTGCCATGCTGCGCGCCAAATACGCCGCCGCAATCGACAAGACAGCGCTCGATCCGGTCCTGGAAGCCGCCGGCTGTCTGGCCGGACTGCGCGGCTGAACGTTCAAGGAAGAGGAGAACACGCATGGAAATCCCAAAATACAAGATCGCCCTGATCGTCGGCGCCGGCGAAGGGCTCAGCGCATCGCTGGCGCGGTTGCTCGCCAAGCAAGGCATCCGCATCGCGCTGGCCGCACGGCAAATCGAAAAGCTCGGCGCGCTCTGCGCCGAGACCGGCGCCCGCGCCTTTGCCTGCAACGCCACCGACCCCGATGAAGTCGAGCGTTTGTTCGGCCTGGTCGAGCGCGAGATCGGTACGCCCGACGTGGTGGTCTATAACGCCAGCGGGCGATCGCGTGGCGCGTTTATTGACCTGGCACCGACGGAAGTGGAGCAAGCCATTGCCGTCAGTGCGTTCGGCGGCTTCCTGGTGGCGCAGCAGGCGGCCAAGCGGATGCTGCCTGCGAAACACGGCGCGATCCTGTTCACCGGCGCTTCCGCCAGCGTCAAGGGCTATGCGCAATCCGCGCCGTTCGCGATGGGCAAGTTCGCGCTGCGTGGGCTCGCGCAAAGCATGGCGCGCGAACTATCGCCGCAGGGCATTCACGTCGCGCATTTCGTCATCGACGGCGGCATCCGCAGCGCGGCGCGCACCGAACCTGCCGACCGCCCGGATTCGATGCTCGACCCCGACGCCATTGCCTTGAGTTACTGGAACGTTCTGCAACAGCCGCGCAGCGCCTGGACCTGGGAGCTGGAGTTGCGGCCGTGGGTGGAGAAGTTTTGATGATGATCCAGCCACATATATGAGCGTCATCATCCGCGAAAGCGGATGATTCAGTACTCCGCGGCGCTGATGAGATTCTCTGAGGGCGGCGATTACTGGATACCCGCCGTCGCGGGTATGAGAGCCGGCTTTTGCTGAACGCGGAGCACGCCGCGAAGGGGAGCGATTTGATGACCACTGAAATCACCATCGACACCGGCACCAACGAACTGCTCTGCGTGATCCGCGACCGCGTCGCGATCATCACGCTGAACCGCCCGGAGGTCCGCAATGCGCTGTCGGACGACCTGACCCCGGCGCTACGCACGATGATCAAGACCTGCGGCGAGAACCCGGACGTCGGCGTGCTGCTGATCACCGGCGCGGGCACCGCGTTCTGCGCCGGCGGCAACGTCAAGGGCATGGGCGCCCATCGCGACAAGAAGAAGCTGGACATGTCCTATGACGAGAAGGTCGCGGACCTGCAGGAACGCCAGCGCCTGCTCACCGGCGCGCTGATCTCGGTGCGCAAGCCGACCATCGCCGCGCTACCCGGCGCCGCGGCCGGCGCGGGGCTCGCCATCGCCATGGCCTGCGACATCCGTATCGCCGCGCAATCGGCCTTCGTCTCCACCGGCTATCTGCGGGTAGGCCTTTCCGGCGACTATGGCATCGCCTGGCTGTTGACGCGGCTGGTCAGCACCGCGCGGGCCCGCGAACTGATGTTCACCGCCGACAGGGTCGATGCCACCAGATGCGAGGCGATCGGCCTCGTCAATCGCGTCGTGCCGGACGAAAAGCTCCAGGAGGAAGCACTTGCACTGGCCAGGTCGATGGCCGAAGGCCCGACCATCGCGTTGCGCTACATGAAGGACAATCTCGACGAAGCCCTGCTGTTCGACTTCGCCACCGCCCGCGACCACGAGGCGGAGCGCCTGATCCGCACCACCATGACGGCGGATCACAAGGAGGCCGTGCAGGCGTTTATTGAAAAGCGCAACGCGGTGTTTGTAGGGAAATAGGTTTGGCAGGGTGGGCAAAGGCGCACTTGCGCCGTGCCCACCATGCTTCTCATGCTTTGTTGAAGTTGGTGGGCACGCTTCGCTTTGCCCACCCTACAGATCGAGAGGCGTCCTCAAACCGTCGCCTGCAGCGAGATCCGCTGCGCCGCGAGGCGCCAGCTGGCGCAGGGGATTTCCTTCGGCGCGAGATCGCTGTGCTTCTGGAAGCGCACCAGCTTCCAGTCGTCGGGATTGTTGGTGAAATCAAAGCCGGATTTGCGGGCGAGCGCGATCATCGCCGTGTTGGAGCGCAGGGTATCGCCGAACAGCCGCGTCGCGCCGAACGCGGCGGCGCGACATTCGAGATTGCGCATCAGGGCCGTACCGAAGCCCTGGCCCTGCCAGCGATCGTCGATCGATAGGCCGAACTCGAAACTGTCCTTGTCGGGGTCGAAGGCGTAACGGGCTTCGCCGACGATAGTCTCATGGCCGTCGATGGTCATGGTCGCGATCACGCTGAAGCGGTCGCCCTCGCCGACATGGATAAAATCCGCCAGCAGGTTGTGGGGCAGTTGGCTCATGGCGCCGAGGAAGCGGTTGTAGCGGGAGTTGGTCGTGAGCGCGCGGAAATAGGCCTGCAGCGGCTCGGCGTCGCCTGGCTCCAGAAAGCGCACCGTCAACGATTTGCCGCTGCGTAGCCGCAACACATCGGAATGCCGTCGGAGCTCATCGAGGCGAAGCGCGGTCATGGCTGGCTTCCATCTGTTGCGAAAGTCGATGGCCGGCGTCCCCCCTCAGGAGGCAACGCCGGCCGCGGCGGCCCTTAGGCCCGCCAGAACGGCTTTTCCGCCTCGCGCATGACGTCGCTCCAGGACAGGCCGACGTCATGGAGGTCGCGATCGGTCCAATGGGTCAGTTCGCGGCGCTGGCGCCGCCGGTCACGCCAGACATGGAATGCCTCGGAGAGCTGGGTCAGAAATCCCGTGCTATGATGATTTGTCATTGATTGATGTGAATAGATGGACACGGTGTCCTCCTAAAGCTAAGCTGCAACCGACAATATCTGTGTCTTCGACGCTCCCGACAAACGACATGTTGTCCAGCTTGACATGAGATAAATTCATGGATTGGGGGATCCCATGACCGCGCGGCTGCCCTCGCTCAACGGCCTGCGCGCGTTCGAGGCCGCCGCGCGCCATTTGAGCTTCACCAACGCTGCAGCCGAGCTGAACGTCACGCAGACCGCGATCAGCCATCAGATCCGGCGGCTCGAGGAGGAACTCGGAGTCCGCCTGTTCGTCCGGCAGAACCGCGCGCTGGCGCTGACACCGGAGGCCCGGGAATATCTCCCCGGAATCCGCGCCGCCTTCAACGATCTCAGGCTTGCCACTGACCGGCTACTGCGTAAGGACGACGACCACGTGTTGACGGTATCGACGCTGGCCTCGCTCGCCGCCAAATGGCTGCTGCCGCGGCTTTCCGCCTTCCAGGAGGCGCATCCCGGCATCGACGTGCGCATCACCACCTCGACCAGCCTGGTCGATTTTGGAAAAGGCGATGTCGATGCCGCGATCCGTTATGGCCGCGGTCACTGGGCCGGCCTGCGCGCCGACTGGCTGATGGCCGACGAATTGTTTCCGGTGTGCAGTCCGGCGCTGGCGAGCGGCGACAAGCCGCTGCACTGCCCGCAGGACCTCGCCAACCACACCTTGCTGCACAGCAGCGGAGGCTATGACGATGACTGGAGGCTGTGGCTCACGGCCGCGGGCCTGCCGGCGAACATCTCAAGACAGCCCGGCGTGAGCTTCGACCTGATCTTCGTCACCGTGCAGGCGGCGATCGACGGCATCGGCGTGGCGATGGGCCGGACCTCCTATGTCGAGGCCGACATCGCCAAGGGGCGGCTCGTGGTTCCCTTCAAGATCGCGCTGCCGGCGGATGCCGGCTTCTATCTGGTCTCGCCCAAGAGCAGGGCGGATCCGCCGAAACTCCGCGCGTTCAGGCAATGGCTGAAAACCTCAGGTCAGGGCAAGGCCT
This genomic window contains:
- a CDS encoding cytochrome b — protein: MTARLQYGTTAKVLHWLIVALLIMQYLIGWLMPDIHRGMKPGAGMTFHISVGMTILVLIVLRFAWRLTHPVAPESSLPPWQRLSSEVVHWMLYVLVLATTVTGWLFASYRGWSVALFYVMPMPMLASDNAAAGKAIDGLHQASEWALLVLIGIHVASAFAHIFVYRNRIMQRMLPE
- a CDS encoding amidase, whose protein sequence is MAKSQWSFKSATELSAALAAKKVSAVELAEDAIGRIERHDDKINAICVRDFTRGLEAARAADAARARGETGALLGLPLTVKESYNIAGLPTTWGFPAQKDFVPPEDALSISRVKQAGGVILGKTNVPVGLGDWQSYNEIYGVTNNPFDLGRTPGGSSGGSSAALAAGYGPLSLGSDIGGSLRVPAFHCGVYAHKPTFALVPSRGHTPPPMPPLPFDRDLAVIGPMARSAADLALLLDVIAGPDAMEAGKAYTLALPAPRHRELKNFRVLVLDSDPVMPASATVRAEIEKLAANLGKAGVTVTRESPLLPDFAASTRLYMRMLMSFLAASFQPEIYAGAQAAAAKLSPGDKSLAAERLRGIALGHRDWLFADGARARLRAQWRELFRTFDAVICPVMPTPAYPHDHSDDQEARRINVDGKDFVYVDQLAWPGIATLPGLPATAIPLGLSAEGLPVGVQIVGPWLEDRTPLKLAELIEREFGGFVPPPMFDD
- a CDS encoding Zn-dependent alcohol dehydrogenase is translated as MKAAVLYEVNKPLVIEDVSLQKPGPREVLIRTSVAGLCHSDLHFMEGLYPHPLPAVLGHESAGVVEQVGSDVTYVKPGDHVVTCLSVFCGTCDNCTTGRPVLCTDTTVKLMPGVSNRLSWARSEKLNQFLNLSSFAEQMLVHENAIVKIRKDMPLDLAALIGCGVITGYGAVVNTAKVAPGESVVVIGCGGVGMAAINGAQIAGAGRIIAVDTNPAKLQLATKLGATDIVDPKNGDVVQQVRDLTGGGVHHSFEVLGRKETAEQAFAMLAPGGTATIVGMIPFGQKIELHGFDFLRERKIQGSSMGSNHFRVDMPRLVEFYMRGRLHLEDWISAKLKLSEINEGFAAMKAGKTVRSVIMFDT
- a CDS encoding glutathione S-transferase family protein, whose translation is MAEVYRIIGAEMSPYSVKVRSYFRYKAIPHQWVLRNAESQAEFEKCAKMPIIPLVVTPEGTGIQDSTPVIDAMEKLFPEPSVHPDDPVARFISALTEEFGDEWGNKWMFHYRWARDVDQISSAGRIARMRGPSADEEKHAAFAGQVRARMVDRVWFVGSNAVTAPQIEAGFVAMLDLLDAHLATRPYLFGGRPAYGDFGLWGQIYEMWTDPTAGALIGGGAPHVLDWVHRMLWPKAEGAFEFWPGLAPTLMPILQQQVGAQFMPWTCANEKALAEAKDEFSVTLADKIWTQKPQKYHARSLAMLRAKYAAAIDKTALDPVLEAAGCLAGLRG
- a CDS encoding SDR family NAD(P)-dependent oxidoreductase, encoding MEIPKYKIALIVGAGEGLSASLARLLAKQGIRIALAARQIEKLGALCAETGARAFACNATDPDEVERLFGLVEREIGTPDVVVYNASGRSRGAFIDLAPTEVEQAIAVSAFGGFLVAQQAAKRMLPAKHGAILFTGASASVKGYAQSAPFAMGKFALRGLAQSMARELSPQGIHVAHFVIDGGIRSAARTEPADRPDSMLDPDAIALSYWNVLQQPRSAWTWELELRPWVEKF
- a CDS encoding enoyl-CoA hydratase, giving the protein MTTEITIDTGTNELLCVIRDRVAIITLNRPEVRNALSDDLTPALRTMIKTCGENPDVGVLLITGAGTAFCAGGNVKGMGAHRDKKKLDMSYDEKVADLQERQRLLTGALISVRKPTIAALPGAAAGAGLAIAMACDIRIAAQSAFVSTGYLRVGLSGDYGIAWLLTRLVSTARARELMFTADRVDATRCEAIGLVNRVVPDEKLQEEALALARSMAEGPTIALRYMKDNLDEALLFDFATARDHEAERLIRTTMTADHKEAVQAFIEKRNAVFVGK
- a CDS encoding GNAT family N-acetyltransferase, with amino-acid sequence MTALRLDELRRHSDVLRLRSGKSLTVRFLEPGDAEPLQAYFRALTTNSRYNRFLGAMSQLPHNLLADFIHVGEGDRFSVIATMTIDGHETIVGEARYAFDPDKDSFEFGLSIDDRWQGQGFGTALMRNLECRAAAFGATRLFGDTLRSNTAMIALARKSGFDFTNNPDDWKLVRFQKHSDLAPKEIPCASWRLAAQRISLQATV
- a CDS encoding DUF1127 domain-containing protein, with product MTNHHSTGFLTQLSEAFHVWRDRRRQRRELTHWTDRDLHDVGLSWSDVMREAEKPFWRA
- a CDS encoding transcriptional regulator GcvA, coding for MTARLPSLNGLRAFEAAARHLSFTNAAAELNVTQTAISHQIRRLEEELGVRLFVRQNRALALTPEAREYLPGIRAAFNDLRLATDRLLRKDDDHVLTVSTLASLAAKWLLPRLSAFQEAHPGIDVRITTSTSLVDFGKGDVDAAIRYGRGHWAGLRADWLMADELFPVCSPALASGDKPLHCPQDLANHTLLHSSGGYDDDWRLWLTAAGLPANISRQPGVSFDLIFVTVQAAIDGIGVAMGRTSYVEADIAKGRLVVPFKIALPADAGFYLVSPKSRADPPKLRAFRQWLKTSGQGKA